One window of Ictalurus punctatus breed USDA103 chromosome 22, Coco_2.0, whole genome shotgun sequence genomic DNA carries:
- the selenom gene encoding selenoprotein M, with the protein MFSTWPLLWAAFLPCISLAYEVDWKKLDGLARAKVESCGGUQLNRLREVKAFVTQDIPLYHNLVMKHIPGADPELVLLNHYYEELDRIPLSHMTRTDINGLLEELGFYKKARAEDDVPEEFRFSPAKDSPFKEHHTRRAPANSDLAQEPQPENESPHKDL; encoded by the exons ATGTTCAGCACGTGGCCGCTGTTATGGGCTGCGTTTCTCCCATGCATCAGCTTGGCTTATGAAGTGGACTGGAAGAAGCTGGATGGTCTCGCCAGAGCAAAAGTGGAG AGCTGTGGAGGATGACAGCTGAATAGACTGAGGGAG GTCAAGGCCTTCGTGACCCAAGACATCCCTCTCTA TCATAACTTGGTGATGAAACACATCCCTGGTGCAGACCCTGAGCTCGTCCTCCTGAACCATTACTATGAGGAGCTGGAT CGCATCCCGCTGTCCCACATGACCCGTACCGACATCAATGGTCTTCTGGAGGAGTTGGGCTTCTATAAAAAAGCACGAGCCGAAGATGACGTGCCGGAGGAGTTTCGCTTCTCGCCAGCTAAAGACAGCCCCTTCAAAGAGCACCACACTAGAAGAGCACCCGCAAACAGCGACCTAGCACAGGAGCCCCAGCCTGAGAACGAGTCTCCCCACAAAGATTTATAG